The Coccidioides posadasii str. Silveira chromosome 3, complete sequence genome contains a region encoding:
- a CDS encoding uncharacterized protein (EggNog:ENOG410PKPQ~COG:K~TransMembrane:1 (o312-330i)~BUSCO:2206at33183) yields the protein MSLPSLNHPPTITPGRTLSTPVSDLPQAEVDAIIRTKRKAREPKACYPCHTRKVKCDRNLPCDGCVKRDHADLCSYERPSKKRQVIPPSFIKQEGGDGGTTAVGVVRTQPSAAIDPNRVSLSRDEWENVCSKLKEMEQTISSLRMGMERIDVGPLASPEVRSDNTAGVRDPPSPDREGIHASNELGNGTIHLGSRSVLAYILGGSGTSTEAAQALSEGGILPKLGLDNELVTYPFIDLWSSNSSTFDINAVCSALPDDEQCYRLFRFYRDIGGTIYPVIPDINHFEANLERFLQNRSSGVTADGSEAIDKPFGMSIAFIGLLFAVLAAGCQASDMSGKERELTSQVYVCCSYQCLRAINFVSQPNLQAIQTLLIIGNVLSHNMNPGASYVLLGMTLRMVISLGLQVESHKFSPAERYIRRKVWWSTAWQDSHFSLSYDRPSTMAFGHPDIPYRANSQPGNRSFFETLCRIIALTLEIVRSRMLSPQSQMSFAVTRAYREEIRRILADAAPHLRDPKFCTTPKQNLERLGLKLHSSYIASELCRPALKVTADPTDATTAAVRKECIQALSRTVEAYVELHAANPQASRSWISLQRTISSAFLLAVLEESKHDAHIRCLLLQLEHAIAERTAADATDKGPSPGASKSVSEGSPHLISGVTNIPTSTLDPTQISTTSTIPASVATDTETQWQKPLTKSLRALQKLNAAFSMHSRQQQVQPIGSLPSMSSSPGVGVSISGYVTPSGSIGGPSINATRAGSLPPPTPESSGSSDWNLPNLLDRAAEYIHPPLWP from the exons ATGTCCTTGCCATCATTGAATCATCCTCCGACTATTACTCCAGGGCGGACCCTCTCGACTCCAGTTTCCGATCTCCCGCAGGCCGAAGTCGATGCTATCATCCGCACCAAGCGCAAAGCTCGCGAGCCAAAAGCCTGTTATCCTTGCCACACCCGCAAGGTCAAATGTGACCGCAATTTGCCTTGTGACGGCTGTGTGAAAAGAGACCATGCCGACCTCTGTTCCTACGAACGCCCGTCCAAAAAACGCCAGGTTATCCCTCCAAGTTTTATCAAACAGGAAGGTGGCGATGGTGGAACCACTGCGGTTGGAGTTGTGCGGACACAACCCTCCGCTGCCATTGACCCAAACAGAGTGTCGTTGTCGAGAGACGAATGGGAGAATGTATGCTCTAAGCTGAAAGAAATGGAACAGACTATCTCCTCGTTGCGAATGGGCATGGAGCGCATCGACGTCGGCCCTCTTGCGTCTCCAGAAGTCCGGAGCGACAATACCGCTGGTGTCCGTGACCCCCCGTCCCCGGACAGAGAAGGCATCCACGCATCAAATGAATTAGGGAATGGGACAATCCATCTGGGCTCAAGATCTGTGCTGGCTTATATTCTGGGTGGTTCCGGTACTTCCACAGAGGCTGCGCAGGCTCTCAGTGAGGGAGGAATTCTTCCAAAATTGGGCCTTGACAATGAGCTGGTAACATATCCTTTTATTGATCTTTGGTCCTCCAACAGCTCAACATTCGATATAAATGCTGTTTGCAGTGCTTTGCCGGATGATGAACAGTGTTATAG ACTTTTCCGATTCTACCGTGATATCGGAGGCACCATTTATCCTGTGATACCAGATATAAACCACTTCGAAGCAAACCTAGAAAGGTTTCTGCAAAACAGATCCAGTGGAGTTACCGCGGATGGCAGTGAGGCAATAGATAAACCTTTCGGAATGAGCATAGCTTTCATAGGTCTATTATTCGCTGTACTTGCTGCAGGCTGTCAAGCATCAGACATGTCAGGCAAGGAACGAGAACTGACGTCTCAGGTATATG TTTGTTGTTCATACCAATGTCTCCGTGCTATAAACTTCGTGTCGCAGCCAAATCTGCAGGCAATTCAGACACTCCTCATCATAGGGAACGTGCTTTCCCATAATATGAACCCCGGGGCTTCATATGTCTTACTAG GCATGACTCTAAGGATGGTCATATCCCTCGGTTTACAAGTTGAGTCTCACAAATTCTCACCCGCTGAGAGGTATATTCGGAGGAAGGTTTG GTGGTCCACAGCCTGGCAAGATAGCCACTTTTCATTATCCTACGATCGACCTTCTACGATGGCTTTCGGCCATCCCGACATTCCGTACCGGGCAAACTCACAACCAGGGAACAGATCTTTCTTTGAGACCCTTTGCAGGATAATTGCCTTAACTCTTGAGATTGTTCGAAGTCGTATGCTGTCTCCCCAATCTCAAATGAGCTTTGCTGTCACCCGGGCATATCGAGAGGAAATTAGGCGCATTCTAGCTGACGCCGCTCCTCACTTGCGCGACCCCAAGTTTTGTACCACGCCAAAACAAAACCTCGAAAGACTTGGGTTGAAGTTACATTCTTCCTATATCGCTTCGGAGCTCTGTCGACCAGCATTAAAAGTAACAGCTGATCCAACGGACGCAACAACTGCTGCTGTACGAAAAGAATGCATTCAGGCGCTCAGTAGAACTGTGGAGGCATATGTAGAATTGCACGCTGCTAACCCACAGGCTTCAAGATCTTGGATCAGTTTACAACGAACCATCAGTTCTGCATTTCTTCTGGCGGTCCTAGAGGAGTCCAAACATGATGCCCACATCCGCTGTCTTCTCCTACAACTTGAGCACGCGATCGCAGAGCGGACGGCAGCGGATGCAACCGACAAAGGACCCTCTCCTGGAGCTAGCAAATCGGTATCAGAAGGCTCACCCCACCTCATTAGTGGTGTAACGAATATTCCCACGTCAACCCTAGATCCAACCCAGATTTCAACGACTTCCACAATACCCGCGTCTGTGGCTACGGATACGGAAACCCAATGGCAGAAACCACTCACAAAGTCATTACGTGCTTTACAAAAGCTGAACGCTGCTTTTAGCATGCACAGCCGACAACAACAGGTCCAGCCTATCGGGTCCCTACCCTCCATGTCGTCAAGCCCTGGTGTAGGTGTGAGTATCTCCGGGTATGTAACGCCGTCTGGATCTATAGGTGGACCGTCAATAAACGCTACAAGGGCCGGATCATTGCCTCCTCCGACGCCGGAAAGTTCTGGGAGCTCAGACTGGAATCTCCCCAACCTGCTGGACCGGGCGGCCGAATATATCCATCCTCCCCTGTGGCCGTGA
- a CDS encoding uncharacterized protein (BUSCO:464772at4751~EggNog:ENOG410PHJD~COG:S~BUSCO:13758at33183), with protein sequence MSERKVLTKYYPPDFDPSAITRTPKHLRATGPKLLTVRLMAPFSLKCTNCGEYIYKGRKFNARKETTDERYLNIPIYRFYIRCTRCSSEITFKTDPKNMDYTCERGAKRNFEPWRDAAASQVNETEEETLDRLEREENEAEERAERDKMMELEEKMLDSKREMAVADALDEIRTRNARIERGERGGEEAALLRARREAEDAQAKADAEDAEIARKVFMTKDGERVKRLVEESDTGDSPVPNSAEMPPPSFARVKRPKKPFSAGLGIKKKTSLV encoded by the exons ATGTCTGAACGTAAGGTTCTT ACGAAATACTACCCTCCCGACTTTGACCCGTCAGCCATTACGCGCACACCCAAGCATTTGCGCGCCACAGGTCCGAAGCTTCTCACAGTCCGATTAATGGCTCCGTTTAGTCTCAAATGCACCAACTGTGGAGAGTATATCTACAAAGGCCGGAAGTTCAACGCTCGAAAAGAGACCACCGATGAACGGTATCTGAATATTCCAATATATCGCTTCTATATAAGATGCACCCGATGCTCGAGCGAGATTACTTTTAAAACCGACCCCAAAAACATGGATTATACGTGTGAGAGAGGCGCAAAACGGAACTTCGAGCCCTGGAGAGATGCGGCTGCGAGCCAAGTCAATGAAACCGAAGAAGAGACACTCGATCGACTCGAGAGGGAAGAAAATGAGGCAGAGGAgagagcagagagagataagatgATGGAACTTGAAGAAAAGATGTTGGACTCAAAACGAGAGATGGCCGTCGCTGATGCGTTGGATGAGATTCGAACGAGGAATGCCAGAATTGAGCGTGGAGAAAGGGGCGGGGAAGAAGCAGCCCTTCTACGAGCGAGACGGGAGGCAGAAGATGCGCAAGCAAAAGCCGATGCGGAGGATGCTGAAATCGCGCGAAAAGTCTTTATGACTAAAGATGGCGAGCGCGTGAAGCGATTAGTTGAAGAGAGCGACACAGGAGACTCGCCCGTGCCGAATTCTGCAGAGATGCCGCCACCGTCATTTGCGAGGGTAAAAAGGCCTAAAAAGCCGTTCTCAGCCGGTCTGggaataaaaaagaaaacttcTTTAGTTTAA
- the CDC16 gene encoding anaphase promoting complex subunit cdc16 (BUSCO:261237at4751~EggNog:ENOG410PG4I~COG:D~BUSCO:3347at33183): MEDFLRNWRQEALNRGQHDAAIYIGDKVLAFTSESGYPKSLLSCYGSNRAKSRAIDSDNDAFWLAQVHFSNNNYTRALALLTRKDLIFRSSSCKYLAAHCYIKQNKYDQALQVLGEHNPAHLISTASNSRRKLQHRNESSHITLRNGKSTASRSDRIERNEEREREDASHIKFEAAMCYLRGLCYARQNAFDRARDCYKDAVRIDIQCFEAFEQLMKYSLMSPAEELEFLESLDFDSMNPSSDPSISQEAAEFVKLLYTTRLSKYSSPSAISHATETLSTHYNLAENPDLLLSRAETLYTQCRFPEALQLTSSILSSLDSDSMSAATSQGSQSRSIGHSPSVYPLHLACLYETGATNSLFLLAHTLADNAPEESYTYLAIGVYYLSVSKIAEARRFFSKASLLDPHSAPAWIGFAHTFAAEGEHDQAIAAYSTAARLFQGSHLPQLFLGMQHLALNNMSLAHEYLSAAYNMSSGSLSATSRNGSFSFGAGNMQPPPGGDPLVLNEVGVVLYHQANLEGAIEFFRRTLALAASLQCDPGAWLATRANLGHALRRLGSFEEALVEFDECLRIGAGGSTTGCTGKGGVGATLSAGSAAVGGYEDRGLTGSLHTARGLVLLELGRTMEAVTTLHEAVRVLGTSGGDAAAGAGVAGTLLSRALEIWALEEGDRDAAATASEHIETDIPTKSRPTAAKGKDVQKAKSSSRIGSRTRSRKTPLPAQEWTDDVINRESPNTPGGQRPASMELDDDADGLLNNALARIKSRHATRQQDVGLGANDQAFDTPEPSQSTRATRATSRRKTPVTRGPPG; the protein is encoded by the coding sequence ATGGAAGACTTTCTCCGTAACTGGAGGCAGGAAGCCCTCAACAGAGGACAACACGATGCGGCCATATATATAGGTGATAAAGTGCTAGCTTTTACAAGTGAGTCCGGCTATCCTAAATCTCTCTTGTCTTGCTACGGGTCTAACAGAGCCAAATCGCGTGCGATAGATAGTGATAATGATGCCTTTTGGCTGGCCCAAGTCCACTTTTCCAACAATAATTACACCCGAGCATTAGCTCTTCTGACCAGGAAAGATCTAATATTCCGGAGTTCTTCTTGCAAATATCTCGCTGCCCATTGCTAcataaaacaaaacaaatATGACCAAGCACTTCAGGTGCTAGGTGAACACAACCCCGCACATCTCATTTCGACTGCTAGTAACAGCCGGCGAAAACTGCAGCACCGAAATGAAAGTTCGCACATTACCCTCCGGAATGGAAAGTCTACAGCGTCTAGATCGGATAGAATTGAACGGAATGAGGAAAGAGAGCGCGAAGATGCAAGCCACATCAAATTCGAAGCTGCCATGTGCTATTTGAGAGGCCTATGTTACGCTCGTCAAAATGCATTTGACCGAGCTCGAGATTGCTATAAGGATGCCGTACGAATTGACATCCAGTGTTTTGAAGCGTTTGAGCAGCTAATGAAGTACTCTTTGATGTCCCCTGCTGAAGAGCTGGAGTTTCTAGAGTCGCTTGACTTTGATTCTATGAACCCCTCCTCCGATCCATCCATTTCCCAAGAAGCAGCTGAATTTGTGAAGCTCCTCTACACGACACGGTTATCCAAATACTCGTCCCCTTCTGCCATTTCTCACGCTACCGAAACCTTATCTACACACTACAATCTCGCAGAAAACCCTGATCTTCTTCTATCTCGCGCAGAAACACTCTACACTCAATGCCGATTCCCTGAGGCTCTCCAGCTAACCTCTTCTATTCTCTCTTCCTTAGACTCTGATTCCATGTCCGCAGCAACGTCGCAGGGAAGTCAGAGTCGCAGCATCGGTCATTCTCCATCTGTCTATCCTTTACAccttgcttgtctatatgAAACCGGCGCAACAAATTCACTCTTTCTGCTAGCCCACACACTGGCGGATAACGCACCGGAAGAGTCGTATACATACCTCGCCATTGGCGTGTACTATTTATCCGTCTCAAAAATTGCCGAAGCCAGACGATTTTTTTCCAAAGCATCCCTATTAGACCCGCATTCGGCGCCTGCTTGGATCGGATTCGCTCACACATTTGCTGCCGAGGGAGAACACGACCAGGCGATAGCAGCATATAGCACAGCCGCCAGGCTATTTCAAGGAAGCCATCTTCCTCAGTTATTTCTTGGGATGCAACATCTCGCCCTAAACAACATGTCTCTCGCCCATGAATACCTATCGGCGGCTTATAACATGTCCTCcggctctctctctgctACCTCGCGAAATGGCTCTTTTTCGTTCGGCGCTGGTAACATGCAGCCGCCACCTGGTGGAGACCCTCTTGTTCTTAATGAGGTTGGAGTTGTTCTATACCATCAAGCTAATCTAGAGGGAGCCATTGAGTTCTTCCGGCGGACATTGGCTTTAGCTGCTTCATTACAATGTGACCCGGGTGCCTGGTTAGCAACGCGTGCTAACTTGGGACATGCATTACGCCGGTTAGGCAGTTTTGAAGAAGCTCTGGTAGAATTTGACGAATGCCTTAGAATTGGTGCCGGTGGTTCTACAACTGGCTGTACTGGTAAAGGTGGAGTAGGCGCCACTTTATCTGCTGGGTCTGCTGCTGTCGGTGGCTATGAAGACAGAGGTCTTACTGGTTCTTTGCACACAGCCCGTGGACTTGTTTTGCTGGAATTGGGCAGAACCATGGAGGCCGTCACCACCCTTCACGAAGCTGTTCGTGTGCTGGGTACGAGCGGAGGTGACGCAGCTGCTGGTGCAGGAGTTGCTGGGACATTGCTTTCAAGGGCACTAGAAATTTGGGCCCTAGAAGAAGGTGATCGGGATGCGGCCGCGACTGCCTCTGAGCATATAGAGACCGACATTCCCACTAAGTCGAGACCGACCGCTGCCAAAGGAAAAGACGTGCAGAAAGCCAAATCTTCAAGTCGGATCGGCAGTAGAACCAGGTCGCGAAAAACTCCACTCCCTGCCCAAGAATGGACGGATGACGTTATCAACCGCGAATCTCCGAATACCCCCGGCGGTCAGCGACCAGCTTCCATGGAGTTGGATGATGATGCGGATGGCCTACTCAATAATGCTCTTGCACGTATAAAATCCAGACATGCCACGAGACAACAAGATGTTGGTCTAGGTGCGAATGACCAGGCCTTTGATACACCTGAACCCAGCCAAAGTACACGTGCAACAAGAGCGACCAGTAGACGCAAAACTCCAGTAACGCGTGGTCCTCCTGGATGA